In Xanthomonas sp. SI, the following are encoded in one genomic region:
- a CDS encoding O-succinylhomoserine (thiol)-lyase — protein sequence MSTAHDNDLPCSAATAAVRAGIDRDTAYGAVTPPIVLSSNFSFDGFGNKRQYDYTRSGNPTRDLLGEALAELEGGAGGVITATGMGAINLVLNALLQPGDKLVVPHDAYGGSWRLFNALAKKGHFELITADLTDPRSLADALAQSPQLVLIETPSNPLLRITDLRFVIDAAHKAGALAVVDNTFLSPALQKPIAFGADLVIHSTTKYVNGHSDVVGGAVIAATAELHQQLVWWANALGLTGSPFDAFLTLRGLRTLDARLRVHQENAQAVVALLDGHAAVNQVYYPGLATHPGHAVAARQQTGFGAMISFELAGGEAEVRAFVDGLRYFTLAESLGGVESLIAHPASMTHAAMTAEARANAGISDGLLRLSVGIESSEDLIADLQAGLLRAQQAGESVARKRVDA from the coding sequence ATGAGCACTGCCCACGACAACGATCTGCCCTGTAGCGCCGCCACCGCCGCGGTGCGCGCCGGCATCGATCGCGATACCGCCTACGGCGCGGTGACTCCGCCGATCGTACTGTCGTCGAACTTCAGCTTCGACGGCTTCGGCAACAAGCGCCAGTACGACTACACCCGCAGCGGCAACCCGACCCGCGACCTGCTCGGCGAAGCGCTGGCGGAGCTGGAAGGCGGCGCCGGCGGCGTGATCACCGCCACCGGCATGGGCGCGATCAACCTGGTGCTGAACGCGCTGCTGCAGCCGGGCGACAAGCTGGTGGTGCCGCACGATGCGTACGGCGGCAGCTGGCGCCTGTTCAACGCGCTGGCCAAGAAGGGCCATTTCGAGCTGATCACTGCCGACCTCACCGACCCGCGCTCGCTGGCCGATGCGCTGGCGCAGTCGCCGCAGCTGGTGCTGATCGAAACTCCGTCCAATCCGCTGCTGCGCATCACCGATCTGCGCTTCGTCATCGATGCCGCGCACAAGGCCGGCGCGCTGGCGGTGGTCGACAACACCTTCCTGTCGCCGGCGCTGCAGAAGCCCATCGCCTTCGGCGCCGATCTGGTCATCCATTCCACCACCAAGTACGTCAACGGCCACAGCGATGTGGTCGGCGGCGCGGTGATCGCCGCCACCGCCGAACTGCACCAGCAGTTGGTGTGGTGGGCCAACGCGCTGGGCCTGACCGGGTCGCCGTTCGATGCGTTCCTGACCCTGCGCGGCCTGCGCACGCTGGATGCGCGGCTGCGCGTGCACCAGGAAAATGCGCAGGCGGTGGTGGCGCTGCTCGACGGGCATGCCGCGGTCAACCAGGTCTATTACCCGGGCCTGGCCACGCATCCGGGGCATGCGGTGGCGGCGCGGCAGCAGACCGGCTTCGGCGCGATGATCAGCTTCGAGCTGGCCGGCGGCGAGGCCGAGGTGCGCGCCTTCGTCGATGGCCTGCGCTATTTCACCCTGGCCGAGTCGCTGGGCGGGGTGGAGAGCCTGATCGCGCATCCGGCGTCGATGACGCACGCGGCGATGACCGCCGAGGCGCGCGCCAACGCCGGCATCAGCGATGGCCTGCTGCGGCTGTCGGTGGGCATCGAGTCCAGCGAGGACCTGATCGCCGACCTGCAGGCCGGTCTGCTGCGTGCGCAGCAGGCGGGCGAGTCGGTGGCGCGCAAACGGGTGGACGCGTGA
- a CDS encoding homoserine O-succinyltransferase has protein sequence MSLVNTPNRPLAVNVPLDRYAAAVAPAADGVIAMRGEVAVALPLRHAGVQLLRLRYELSGPVDAPVVFVAGGISAHRHLAANASFPEKGWAEGLVGPGRALDPSQRRLLAYDFVGADGNLDAPIDSADQADAIAALLDALGIAQLHGFVGYSYGALVGLQLAVRHPQRLLKLVAVSGAHRAHPYAAAWRALQRRAVALGQLQCAESHGLSLARQFAMLSYRTPEEFGERFDAPPEVINGRVRVAAEDYLDAAGAQYVARTQVNAYLRLSESIDLHRIDPAAVAVPTVVVAVEGDRLVPLADLVTLVEGLGPRGSLRVLRSPYGHDAFLKETDRIDAILATALRPTGATA, from the coding sequence ATGAGCCTCGTGAATACGCCAAACCGCCCCCTTGCTGTGAATGTGCCGCTTGACCGCTATGCCGCCGCCGTTGCGCCGGCCGCCGATGGCGTCATCGCGATGCGCGGCGAAGTGGCGGTGGCGCTGCCGCTGCGCCACGCCGGCGTGCAGTTGCTGCGCCTGCGCTACGAACTGAGCGGACCGGTCGACGCGCCGGTGGTGTTCGTCGCCGGCGGCATCTCCGCGCATCGCCATCTCGCCGCCAACGCGAGCTTCCCCGAGAAGGGCTGGGCCGAAGGCCTGGTCGGGCCGGGGCGGGCGCTGGACCCGAGCCAGCGGCGGTTGCTGGCATACGATTTCGTCGGCGCCGACGGCAACCTGGACGCGCCGATCGACAGCGCCGACCAGGCCGATGCGATCGCCGCGCTGCTGGATGCGCTGGGCATCGCCCAACTGCACGGCTTCGTCGGCTATTCCTACGGCGCGCTTGTCGGCCTGCAGCTGGCGGTGCGGCATCCGCAGCGCTTGCTGAAGCTCGTCGCGGTCAGCGGTGCGCACCGCGCGCATCCGTATGCCGCGGCATGGCGCGCGCTGCAGCGCCGCGCGGTGGCGCTGGGCCAGCTGCAGTGCGCCGAGAGCCACGGGCTGTCGCTGGCGCGGCAGTTCGCGATGCTCAGCTACCGCACCCCGGAAGAATTCGGCGAGCGCTTCGATGCGCCACCGGAAGTGATCAACGGCCGCGTGCGCGTCGCCGCCGAGGACTACCTGGATGCCGCCGGCGCGCAGTACGTGGCGCGCACCCAGGTCAACGCCTACCTGCGCCTGTCCGAATCCATCGACCTGCACCGCATCGATCCGGCCGCCGTCGCCGTGCCGACAGTGGTGGTCGCGGTCGAAGGCGACCGCCTGGTGCCGCTGGCCGACCTGGTCACCCTGGTCGAAGGCCTGGGCCCGCGCGGCAGCCTGCGCGTGCTGCGTTCGCCATACGGCCACGACGCCTTCCTGAAAGAAACCGACCGCATCGACGCGATCCTCGCCACCGCCCTTCGCCCCACCGGAGCTACCGCATGA
- a CDS encoding homoserine dehydrogenase, producing the protein MAPAPARAADAALPRLGLLGTGTVGRAFVARYQVLQQRRPGLPAFAWLANSRTLQECGQAPAQALAVANAAARGNGGSTPQPADLRAGDIVVDATASEAVAQRHAEWLSRGVHVVTANKLGQGAALARAEQIHAARHAAGAHYGDSATVGAGLPLLSSLRALAAGGDHIHAVEGVLSGSMAWLLHRYDGSRAFSDCVREAAAAGYTEPDPREDLSGEDVRRKLLILARAAGLSLRAEQVQVDSLLPAALAAAAPRDVDAGLSALDAPLAARLAQARANGACLRFVGRFDAHGASVGLRELPLAHPLASGAGTDNRVAIHSDRYLQQPLLIQGPGAGAEVTAAALLDDVLRIAVR; encoded by the coding sequence ATAGCGCCGGCGCCGGCGCGGGCGGCCGATGCCGCACTGCCGCGGCTCGGTCTGCTCGGTACCGGCACGGTCGGACGCGCCTTCGTCGCGCGCTACCAGGTGTTGCAGCAGCGTCGCCCGGGCTTGCCGGCGTTCGCCTGGCTGGCCAATTCGCGCACCCTTCAGGAATGCGGGCAAGCACCGGCGCAGGCATTGGCGGTGGCCAATGCCGCCGCGCGTGGCAATGGCGGCAGCACGCCGCAACCGGCCGATCTGCGTGCCGGCGACATCGTGGTCGATGCCACCGCCAGCGAAGCGGTGGCGCAGCGGCATGCCGAGTGGCTGTCGCGCGGGGTGCATGTGGTCACCGCGAACAAGCTCGGCCAGGGCGCCGCGTTGGCGCGCGCCGAACAGATCCATGCCGCGCGGCATGCCGCCGGCGCGCACTACGGCGACAGCGCCACGGTCGGCGCGGGCCTGCCGTTGCTGAGCAGCCTGCGCGCGCTGGCCGCCGGCGGCGACCATATCCACGCGGTGGAAGGCGTGCTGTCCGGCTCGATGGCGTGGCTGCTGCATCGCTACGACGGCAGCCGCGCGTTCTCCGATTGCGTGCGCGAGGCCGCGGCGGCCGGCTATACCGAGCCGGATCCGCGCGAGGACCTGTCCGGCGAGGACGTGCGCCGCAAGTTGCTGATCCTGGCGCGCGCGGCCGGGCTGTCGCTGCGCGCCGAGCAGGTGCAGGTCGATTCGCTGCTGCCGGCGGCGCTGGCCGCGGCGGCACCGCGCGACGTGGATGCCGGGTTGTCGGCGCTGGATGCGCCGCTGGCGGCGCGTTTGGCGCAGGCGCGCGCGAATGGCGCCTGCCTGCGTTTCGTCGGCCGCTTCGATGCGCATGGCGCGTCGGTGGGATTGCGCGAACTGCCGCTGGCGCATCCGCTGGCCAGCGGCGCCGGCACCGACAATCGCGTCGCCATCCACAGCGACCGCTACCTGCAGCAACCGTTGCTGATCCAGGGCCCGGGCGCCGGTGCCGAGGTGACCGCGGCGGCCTTGCTCGACGACGTATTGCGCATCGCGGTGCGCTGA
- a CDS encoding M23 family metallopeptidase, with translation MPGQCPAPATAHDVAAFRAAPRWPLLVACALGVASTPGAAGTLYAWKDANGIAHYGDHVADPQRAAAPEPPPASASAELPLAQLRLDGQAPRQQAWADNRLDGPLQVQLRSRHADNLAAVPALPLRAMLPARGSALLSRLYASDPRYASPFDLVLEAVPGDPAAKPQDALYQLPFAAAPVRVDQGVGGHFSHHDAQNYYALDFALAEGTPVLAARAGTVMQVEAGFAEAGLDRETFGGRANFVRILHADGSMALYAHLAPHGVAVHAGQRVAAGQRLALSGNTGLSTAPHLHFAVQVNRGMRLASIPFRMAGALGELKLPRSEDAADGAQPVPGAAAL, from the coding sequence ATGCCCGGCCAGTGCCCGGCCCCCGCCACCGCCCACGACGTCGCTGCGTTCCGCGCAGCACCGCGCTGGCCGCTGCTGGTCGCCTGCGCGCTGGGTGTCGCGTCCACCCCAGGCGCAGCCGGGACGCTGTATGCGTGGAAGGACGCCAACGGCATCGCCCACTACGGCGACCACGTGGCCGATCCGCAGCGCGCTGCGGCGCCCGAACCGCCGCCGGCGTCGGCGAGCGCCGAGCTGCCGCTGGCGCAGTTGCGCCTGGATGGCCAAGCTCCGCGGCAACAGGCCTGGGCCGACAACCGCCTGGACGGGCCGCTGCAGGTGCAACTGCGCTCCCGCCACGCCGACAACCTCGCCGCGGTCCCGGCACTGCCACTGCGCGCGATGCTGCCTGCCCGCGGCAGCGCCCTGCTGTCGCGGCTGTACGCCAGCGACCCGCGCTACGCCAGCCCGTTCGACCTGGTGCTGGAGGCCGTACCCGGCGACCCGGCCGCCAAGCCGCAGGACGCCCTGTACCAGTTGCCGTTCGCTGCGGCGCCGGTGCGCGTGGACCAGGGCGTGGGCGGCCACTTCAGCCACCACGACGCGCAGAACTACTACGCGCTGGATTTCGCCCTGGCCGAAGGCACCCCGGTCCTGGCCGCGCGCGCCGGCACGGTGATGCAGGTGGAAGCGGGTTTCGCCGAGGCCGGACTGGACCGCGAGACTTTCGGCGGCCGCGCCAACTTCGTGCGCATCCTCCACGCCGACGGCAGCATGGCGCTGTATGCGCACCTGGCGCCGCACGGCGTGGCAGTGCATGCCGGCCAGCGCGTCGCCGCCGGACAACGCCTCGCGCTGTCCGGCAACACCGGCCTGAGCACCGCGCCGCACCTGCACTTCGCGGTACAGGTCAACCGCGGCATGCGCCTGGCGTCGATCCCGTTCCGCATGGCCGGCGCGCTCGGCGAACTCAAATTGCCGCGCAGCGAGGACGCCGCGGACGGCGCGCAACCCGTGCCCGGCGCCGCGGCGCTATAA